A region from the Patagioenas fasciata isolate bPatFas1 chromosome 27, bPatFas1.hap1, whole genome shotgun sequence genome encodes:
- the C27H19orf25 gene encoding UPF0449 protein C19orf25 homolog — MTQSRKWRLRWAGLRRYGGREEAPACGPPVMSSKAKRVLPTRPDPPSAEQLLADVRGAPPGDPVFVLPAEPRPDRDPSPDPLGGQEERERLYRQSRGYAAMTQRLRAARERLRERRELLLRAGAALDRSIADMRQRAF; from the exons ATGACGCAATCGCGGAAGTGGAGGCTGCGGTGGGCGGGGCTTCGGCGCTACGGTGGCCGTGAGGAAG CCCCCGCATGCGGCCCCCCCGTGATGAGCTCCAAGGCCAAGCGTGTGCTGCCCACccgccctgacccccccagcgccgagcagctcctggccgACGTGCGGGGCGCCCCGCCGGGGGACCCCGTGTTCGTGCTCCCCGCCGAGCCCCGCCCGGACCGGGACCCCTCCCCAG accccctcggCGGGCAGGAGGAGCGGGAGCGGCTGTACCGGCAGAGCCGCGGCTACGCGGCCATGACCcagcggctgcgggcggcgcgggagcggctgcgggagcggcgggagctgctgctgcgggcgggggcggcgctggACCGCAGCATCGCCGACATGAGGCAACGAGCGTTCTGA